From a region of the Desmodus rotundus isolate HL8 chromosome 7, HLdesRot8A.1, whole genome shotgun sequence genome:
- the LARP6 gene encoding la-related protein 6 isoform X4 translates to MLLVYDLYLSPRLWALGSPQKNGRVQEKVMEHLLKLFGTFGVISSVRILKPGRELPPDIRRVSSRYSQVGTQECAIVEFEEVEAAIRAHEFMTVESQGKENMKAVLIGMKPPKKKPPKDKSQDEEHTASIPWSKSLNKRVEELQYMGDESSANSSSDPESNPTSPMAGRRHAVASKLSPSGHQNLFLSPNASPCSSPWSSPLAQRKGVSRKSPLAEEGRLNPSTSPEAFRKCTDYSSDSSATPSGSPWVRRRRQAEMGTQERSPRASPLLSRKMQTADGLPVGVLRLPRGPDNTRGFHAGHGRSRAHV, encoded by the coding sequence ATGCTCCTGGTCTATGACCTCTACCTGTCCCCcaggctgtgggccctgggcagcccccagaAGAACGGGCGGGTGCAGGAGAAGGTGATGGAGCACCTGCTCAAGCTCTTCGGGACCTTTGGCGTCATCTCCTCAGTGCGGATCCTCAAACCCGGGAGAGAGCTGCCCCCTGATATCCGGAGGGTCAGTAGCCGGTACAGCCAGGTGGGGACCCAAGAATGTGCCATCGTGGAGTTCGAGGAGGTGGAAGCGGCCATCAGAGCCCATGAGTTCATGACCGTGGAGTCTCAGGGCAAGGAGAACATGAAAGCTGTCCTGATCGGTATGAAGCCACCCAAAAAGAAACCTCCCAAGGACAAGAGCCAGGACGAGGAGCACACTGCCAGCATCCCCTGGAGCAAGTCCCTGAACAAGAGAGTTGAGGAGCTTCAGTACATGGGTGACGAGTCTTCCGCTAACAGCTCCTCCGACCCCGAGAGCAATCCCACGTCCCCCATGGCTGGCCGGCGGCATGCGGTCGCCAGCAAGCTCAGCCCGTCTGGCCACCAGAATCTCTTTCTGAGCCCGAATGCCTCCCCGTGCTCAAGCCCCTGGAGCAGCCCCTTGGCTCAACGCAAAGGCGTTTCCAGAAAATCCCCGCTGGCCGAGGAAGGCAGGCTGAACCCCAGCACCAGCCCCGAGGCCTTTCGCAAGTGCACGGACTACTCCTCCGACAGCAGCGCCACCCCCTCCGGCAGCCCCTGGGTGCGGAGGCGCCGCCAAGCCGAGATGGGGACACAGGAGAGGAGCCCCCGAGCGAGTCCCCTGCTGTCTCGGAAGATGCAGACTGCAGATGGGTTACCTGTGGGCGTGCTGAGGTTGCCCAGAGGCCCTGACAACACCCGAGGATTCCATGCTGGACATGGGAGGAGCAGGGCCCATGTATAA